A single window of Coffea eugenioides isolate CCC68of chromosome 7, Ceug_1.0, whole genome shotgun sequence DNA harbors:
- the LOC113778254 gene encoding ubiquitin carboxyl-terminal hydrolase 26 isoform X1, whose translation MGNNRPTTRSKNKRSRNDDNAEATAETFRRILSTGQVTEDDINQLYMVWKPICQGCRVNTKDNPNCFCGLIPPPSGSRKSGLWQKTSEIVHSLGPDPSKDLRLSPDSPAGLTNLGATCYANSILQCLYMNRSFREGVFSVEPEVLRQQPVLDRLARLFAQLHSSKMAFVDSAPFIQTLELDNGVQQDSHEFLTLLFSLLERCLSQSKVLKSRTIVQDLFRGGVSHVTTCSKCGKESEASAKIEDFYELELNVKGLKTLDESLDDYLSIEELQGDNQYYCCSCATRVNATRSIKLRSLPAVLNFQLKRCVFLPNTTTKKKITSAFCFPGQLNMACRLSEGSQSELLYDLSAVLIHKGAAVNSGHYIAHIKDESTEQWWEFDDELVSNLGQQPFGGNSSNSAAKSSPAEPVEFSSYGKTDVKDGHDTDTAQSNSDSSSNNHVKSFSSSDAYMLMYVRRSSKNSSDWHDNSDGQKLETVTNISAAQLNSPLPPHLSEEVELFNAENVNSCKEYKLKKECEINRITERRQEVRSILSEAAAQSLDKQYFWISSEWLRHWADSIVSSSIDNTPIQCVHGKVSVAKVSSMKRLSAEAWTMIFSKYNGGPTLCKDDCCKDCLFEVARTMANADNYRDQRMLMRDIAEAALSGECRDGELYFVSKSWLHQWVRRKIIDSPCEGDAGPTASIRCPHGGLLPEQATGAKRVLVPEALWQFLHKSAMTVKPDDAEGCSTFSSDSEPCAQCSIELTEVATLEDSLREFKFRERQCHERLAMNRSISINPCSRYYLLPSSWLSKWRSYINATGKNNAATEPETLCSIINSLMCEKHSKLLERPPDVIYKRGVILQKAPSTDALTIIAEDDWKQFSEDWGGVEAKGILAEIASNICSEEELFGSCEEMPISEDHIYMNNEAINGESRRPIIRTTPEVCEECIGERESCELMQKLNYSNEEICVCFVRGKEPPKSILEASGNVMDPSRRTSKRSRKSTSTNSKKLSVSGSTTVYQLKMMIWESFGIVKENQILHKGSRTIEGESACLADLNIFPGDILWVTDSEIHENRDIADELSDEKMDIEKLEEGFRGTLLASNISPQVVSEGCFN comes from the exons ATGGGGAATAATCGACCGACGACGCGCAGCAAAAATAAGCGGAGCAGAAATGACGATAATGCTGAAGCCACAGCTGAAACTTTCAg GAGAATTCTTTCTACAGGGCAAGTTACTGAAGATGACATAAACCAACTATACATGGTGTGGAAACCTATCTGTCAAGGATGTCGTGTGAATACAAAGGATAATCCCAATTGCTTTTGTGGATTGATCCCACCACCTAGTGGAAGTCGAAAATCCGGGTTGTGGCAGAAGACATCGGAGATCGTCCATTCTCTTGGTCCTGACCCATCTAAGGACCTCCGTTTATCCCCTGATTCACCTGCTGGCCTCACAAATCTGGGCGCAACCTGCTATGCTAATAGTATACTCCAGTGCCTTTACATGAATAGGTCATTTAGAGAAGGTGTTTTCTCTGTGGAACCAGAAGTTTTAAGACAACAACCTGTTTTAGATCGGCTTGCACGACTTTTTGCACAGCTGCATTCCAGTAAGATGGCTTTTGTTGATTCAGCTCCATTTATTCAGACACTGGAGCTAGATAATGGTGTTCAGCAAGACAGTCACGAGTTCCTTACCCTACTTTTTTCTCTCCTTGAGAGATGTTTGAGCCAATCTAAAGTTTTGAAGTCGAGAACAATAGTTCAAGACCTTTTCCGAGGAGGTGTATCACATGTTACAAC TTGCTCAAAATGTGGGAAGGAATCTGAAGCTTCAGCAAAAATAGAGGACTTCTATGAGTTGGAATTGAATGTGAAGGGATTGAAGACTTTAGATGAGAGTTTAGATGATTACCTTAGCATTGAGGAGCTTCAAGGAGACAACCAATACTACTGTTGTTCGTGTGCAACTCGGGTTAATGCTACTCGTAGCATTAAGCTTCGATCACTGCCTGCTGTCCTGAATTTCCAGCTCAAGCGTTGTGTTTTCCTCCCAAAT ACTACAACGAAGAAAAAGATTACATCTGCATTTTGTTTCCCTGGGCAATTGAATATGGCATGTAGGTTATCTGAGGGTTCGCAATCAGAATTATTGTATGATTTGTCAGCTGTATTAATCCACAAAGGTGCTGCTGTAAATAGTGGTCATTATATAGCCCACATTAAGGATGAGAGCACGGAGCAATGGTGGGAATTTGACGATGAACTGGTCTCAAATTTAGGTCAACAACCATTTGGTGGAAATTCTTCAAATTCTGCCGCCAAGTCTTCACCAGCTGAGCCAGTTGAGTTTTCATCTTATGGAAAAACAGATGTTAAGGATGGACATGATACGGATACAGCTCAGTCAAATTCAGATTCTAGTAGTAACAATCATGTAAAGTCTTTCTCATCCTCTGATGCATATATGTTGATGTATGTCCGGAGGAGCTCAAAGAATAGCAGTGATTGGCATGATAACTCTGATGGCCAAAAATTGGAAACAGTTACTAACATTTCTGCAGCACAACTCAACAGTCCTCTTCCCCCTCATCTTTCCGAAGAGGTAGAACTATTTAATGCGGAAAATGTTAATTCCTGCAAAGAGTACAAATTAAAGAAGGAATGTGAGATTAACCGCATAACGGAGCGTCGACAGGAGGTGCGATCAATTCTTTCTGAAGCTGCTGCTCAATCACTCGATAAGCAATACTTCTGGATTTCTTCTGAATGGCTTCGTCACTGGGCTGACAGCATTGTCTCATC TAGTATTGACAATACTCCTATCCAATGCGTGCATGGAAAAGTTTCTGTTGCAAAAGTCAGCTCCATGAAACGGTTGTCCGCTGAAGCGTGGACCATGATATTCTCTAAG TATAATGGAGGTCCAACACTTTGCAAGGATGACTGCTGCAAAGATTGCCTCTTTGAAGTTGCTCGTACCATGGCTAATGCGGATAACTATAGAGATCAAAGGATGTTGATGCGAGATATTGCTGAAGCAGCACTTTCTGGGGAATGCCGGGATGGAGAGCTATACTTTGTATCTAAATCTTG GTTGCATCAGTGGGTGCGCAGAAAAATAATTGACTCTCCTTGTGAAGGTGACGCAGGACCTACAGCTTCGATCAGGTGTCCACATGGTGGACTTTTGCCTGAACAAGCAACTGGTGCTAAGCGTGTGCTAGTTCCCGAGGCTCTTTGGCAATTTTTACATAAAAGTGCTATGACAGTGAAGCCTGATGATGCTGAGGGTTGTTCAACTTTTTCTTCAGATTCTGAGCCTTGTGCACAATGTAGTATTGAACTTACTGAAGTCGCTACTTTGGAGGATAGCTTGAG GGAGTTTAAATTCAGAGAACGGCAATGTCACGAGAGATTAGCCATGAACAGGAGTATTAGCATTAATCCATGCAGTAGATACTACTTATTACCCTCTTCATGGCTGTCTAAATGGAGAAGTTACATTAATGCAACTGGAAAGAATAATGCTGCAACAGAACCTGAAACTTTGTGTAGCATTATTAATTCACTGATGTGTGAGAAG CACTCAAAACTTCTGGAAAGGCCTCCGGATGTCATTTATAAGCGTGGAGTGATTCTCCAAAAGGCTCCATCT ACAGATGCACTTACAATCATTGCGGAAGACGATTGGAAACAATTCAGTGAAGATTGGGGTGGAGTAGAGGCCAAAGGCATTTTAGCTGAAATAGCCTCTAATATATGCTCGGAAGAGGAATTATTTGGATCTTGTGAAGAAATGCCAATTTCTGAGGATCATATCTACATGAATAATGAAGCAATTAATGGCGAGTCCAGAAGGCCCATCATTAGGACCACTCCAGAG GTATGTGAAGAATGCATTGGCGAAAGGGAAAGCTGTGAATTGATGCAAAAGCTAAACTATTCCAATGAGGAGATATGTGTTTGTTTTGTTCGGGGCAAGGAACCTCCAAAATCAATTTTAGAAGCATCAGGGAATGTTATGGATCCCAGTCGAAGAACCTCTAAGCGCTCCCGGAAGTCGACATCTACAAACTCTAAGAAGTTGAGTGTTTCAGGGTCCACGACAGTCTACCAGCTAAAGATGATGATATGGGAATCATTTGGG ATAGTTAAAGAGAATCAGATACTTCATAAAGGTTCCAGAACAATTGAGGGGGAGTCTGCATGTCTTGCTGACTTGAATATTTTTCCTGGAGACATTCTGTGGGTAACAGATTCGGAAATCCATGAGAATCGTGATATTGCTG
- the LOC113778254 gene encoding ubiquitin carboxyl-terminal hydrolase 26 isoform X2 encodes MGNNRPTTRSKNKRSRNDDNAEATAETFRRILSTGQVTEDDINQLYMVWKPICQGCRVNTKDNPNCFCGLIPPPSGSRKSGLWQKTSEIVHSLGPDPSKDLRLSPDSPAGLTNLGATCYANSILQCLYMNRSFREGVFSVEPEVLRQQPVLDRLARLFAQLHSSKMAFVDSAPFIQTLELDNGVQQDSHEFLTLLFSLLERCLSQSKVLKSRTIVQDLFRGGVSHVTTCSKCGKESEASAKIEDFYELELNVKGLKTLDESLDDYLSIEELQGDNQYYCCSCATRVNATRSIKLRSLPAVLNFQLKRCVFLPNTTTKKKITSAFCFPGQLNMACRLSEGSQSELLYDLSAVLIHKGAAVNSGHYIAHIKDESTEQWWEFDDELVSNLGQQPFGGNSSNSAAKSSPAEPVEFSSYGKTDVKDGHDTDTAQSNSDSSSNNHVKSFSSSDAYMLMYVRRSSKNSSDWHDNSDGQKLETVTNISAAQLNSPLPPHLSEEVELFNAENVNSCKEYKLKKECEINRITERRQEVRSILSEAAAQSLDKQYFWISSEWLRHWADSIVSSIDNTPIQCVHGKVSVAKVSSMKRLSAEAWTMIFSKYNGGPTLCKDDCCKDCLFEVARTMANADNYRDQRMLMRDIAEAALSGECRDGELYFVSKSWLHQWVRRKIIDSPCEGDAGPTASIRCPHGGLLPEQATGAKRVLVPEALWQFLHKSAMTVKPDDAEGCSTFSSDSEPCAQCSIELTEVATLEDSLREFKFRERQCHERLAMNRSISINPCSRYYLLPSSWLSKWRSYINATGKNNAATEPETLCSIINSLMCEKHSKLLERPPDVIYKRGVILQKAPSTDALTIIAEDDWKQFSEDWGGVEAKGILAEIASNICSEEELFGSCEEMPISEDHIYMNNEAINGESRRPIIRTTPEVCEECIGERESCELMQKLNYSNEEICVCFVRGKEPPKSILEASGNVMDPSRRTSKRSRKSTSTNSKKLSVSGSTTVYQLKMMIWESFGIVKENQILHKGSRTIEGESACLADLNIFPGDILWVTDSEIHENRDIADELSDEKMDIEKLEEGFRGTLLASNISPQVVSEGCFN; translated from the exons ATGGGGAATAATCGACCGACGACGCGCAGCAAAAATAAGCGGAGCAGAAATGACGATAATGCTGAAGCCACAGCTGAAACTTTCAg GAGAATTCTTTCTACAGGGCAAGTTACTGAAGATGACATAAACCAACTATACATGGTGTGGAAACCTATCTGTCAAGGATGTCGTGTGAATACAAAGGATAATCCCAATTGCTTTTGTGGATTGATCCCACCACCTAGTGGAAGTCGAAAATCCGGGTTGTGGCAGAAGACATCGGAGATCGTCCATTCTCTTGGTCCTGACCCATCTAAGGACCTCCGTTTATCCCCTGATTCACCTGCTGGCCTCACAAATCTGGGCGCAACCTGCTATGCTAATAGTATACTCCAGTGCCTTTACATGAATAGGTCATTTAGAGAAGGTGTTTTCTCTGTGGAACCAGAAGTTTTAAGACAACAACCTGTTTTAGATCGGCTTGCACGACTTTTTGCACAGCTGCATTCCAGTAAGATGGCTTTTGTTGATTCAGCTCCATTTATTCAGACACTGGAGCTAGATAATGGTGTTCAGCAAGACAGTCACGAGTTCCTTACCCTACTTTTTTCTCTCCTTGAGAGATGTTTGAGCCAATCTAAAGTTTTGAAGTCGAGAACAATAGTTCAAGACCTTTTCCGAGGAGGTGTATCACATGTTACAAC TTGCTCAAAATGTGGGAAGGAATCTGAAGCTTCAGCAAAAATAGAGGACTTCTATGAGTTGGAATTGAATGTGAAGGGATTGAAGACTTTAGATGAGAGTTTAGATGATTACCTTAGCATTGAGGAGCTTCAAGGAGACAACCAATACTACTGTTGTTCGTGTGCAACTCGGGTTAATGCTACTCGTAGCATTAAGCTTCGATCACTGCCTGCTGTCCTGAATTTCCAGCTCAAGCGTTGTGTTTTCCTCCCAAAT ACTACAACGAAGAAAAAGATTACATCTGCATTTTGTTTCCCTGGGCAATTGAATATGGCATGTAGGTTATCTGAGGGTTCGCAATCAGAATTATTGTATGATTTGTCAGCTGTATTAATCCACAAAGGTGCTGCTGTAAATAGTGGTCATTATATAGCCCACATTAAGGATGAGAGCACGGAGCAATGGTGGGAATTTGACGATGAACTGGTCTCAAATTTAGGTCAACAACCATTTGGTGGAAATTCTTCAAATTCTGCCGCCAAGTCTTCACCAGCTGAGCCAGTTGAGTTTTCATCTTATGGAAAAACAGATGTTAAGGATGGACATGATACGGATACAGCTCAGTCAAATTCAGATTCTAGTAGTAACAATCATGTAAAGTCTTTCTCATCCTCTGATGCATATATGTTGATGTATGTCCGGAGGAGCTCAAAGAATAGCAGTGATTGGCATGATAACTCTGATGGCCAAAAATTGGAAACAGTTACTAACATTTCTGCAGCACAACTCAACAGTCCTCTTCCCCCTCATCTTTCCGAAGAGGTAGAACTATTTAATGCGGAAAATGTTAATTCCTGCAAAGAGTACAAATTAAAGAAGGAATGTGAGATTAACCGCATAACGGAGCGTCGACAGGAGGTGCGATCAATTCTTTCTGAAGCTGCTGCTCAATCACTCGATAAGCAATACTTCTGGATTTCTTCTGAATGGCTTCGTCACTGGGCTGACAGCATTGTCTCATC TATTGACAATACTCCTATCCAATGCGTGCATGGAAAAGTTTCTGTTGCAAAAGTCAGCTCCATGAAACGGTTGTCCGCTGAAGCGTGGACCATGATATTCTCTAAG TATAATGGAGGTCCAACACTTTGCAAGGATGACTGCTGCAAAGATTGCCTCTTTGAAGTTGCTCGTACCATGGCTAATGCGGATAACTATAGAGATCAAAGGATGTTGATGCGAGATATTGCTGAAGCAGCACTTTCTGGGGAATGCCGGGATGGAGAGCTATACTTTGTATCTAAATCTTG GTTGCATCAGTGGGTGCGCAGAAAAATAATTGACTCTCCTTGTGAAGGTGACGCAGGACCTACAGCTTCGATCAGGTGTCCACATGGTGGACTTTTGCCTGAACAAGCAACTGGTGCTAAGCGTGTGCTAGTTCCCGAGGCTCTTTGGCAATTTTTACATAAAAGTGCTATGACAGTGAAGCCTGATGATGCTGAGGGTTGTTCAACTTTTTCTTCAGATTCTGAGCCTTGTGCACAATGTAGTATTGAACTTACTGAAGTCGCTACTTTGGAGGATAGCTTGAG GGAGTTTAAATTCAGAGAACGGCAATGTCACGAGAGATTAGCCATGAACAGGAGTATTAGCATTAATCCATGCAGTAGATACTACTTATTACCCTCTTCATGGCTGTCTAAATGGAGAAGTTACATTAATGCAACTGGAAAGAATAATGCTGCAACAGAACCTGAAACTTTGTGTAGCATTATTAATTCACTGATGTGTGAGAAG CACTCAAAACTTCTGGAAAGGCCTCCGGATGTCATTTATAAGCGTGGAGTGATTCTCCAAAAGGCTCCATCT ACAGATGCACTTACAATCATTGCGGAAGACGATTGGAAACAATTCAGTGAAGATTGGGGTGGAGTAGAGGCCAAAGGCATTTTAGCTGAAATAGCCTCTAATATATGCTCGGAAGAGGAATTATTTGGATCTTGTGAAGAAATGCCAATTTCTGAGGATCATATCTACATGAATAATGAAGCAATTAATGGCGAGTCCAGAAGGCCCATCATTAGGACCACTCCAGAG GTATGTGAAGAATGCATTGGCGAAAGGGAAAGCTGTGAATTGATGCAAAAGCTAAACTATTCCAATGAGGAGATATGTGTTTGTTTTGTTCGGGGCAAGGAACCTCCAAAATCAATTTTAGAAGCATCAGGGAATGTTATGGATCCCAGTCGAAGAACCTCTAAGCGCTCCCGGAAGTCGACATCTACAAACTCTAAGAAGTTGAGTGTTTCAGGGTCCACGACAGTCTACCAGCTAAAGATGATGATATGGGAATCATTTGGG ATAGTTAAAGAGAATCAGATACTTCATAAAGGTTCCAGAACAATTGAGGGGGAGTCTGCATGTCTTGCTGACTTGAATATTTTTCCTGGAGACATTCTGTGGGTAACAGATTCGGAAATCCATGAGAATCGTGATATTGCTG
- the LOC113778524 gene encoding RING-H2 finger protein ATL78-like, giving the protein MAAPSTSTSSTMLTQELLIQFHPRKLLLHTPLLQPPVAASATPPTIGNLSSHAPSEPAADNSFDANVVMVLSVLLCALICSLGLNSIIRCALRCSSFVSSDQSNDNSSARLANTGIKKKALKTFPTINYTTELKLPALDTECAICLSEFATGERVRVLPKCNHGFHVRCIDKWLNSHSSCPTCRHCLIETCQKIVGCSQQASSSRPAPSPAPPAPPAQETIVRIAPLEPEGLLHNYQT; this is encoded by the coding sequence ATGGCTGCTCCTTCAACTTCTACCTCCTCTACTATGCTAACTCAAGAGCTTCTCATACAATTCCATCCAAGAAAGCTCCTACTTCACACCCCTTTACTTCAACCACCAGTAGCAGCATCAGCAACACCACCAACAATTGGGAATCTTAGTAGCCATGCTCCATCAGAACCTGCAGCAGACAACAGTTTTGATGCAAATGTTGTGATGGTTCTTTCAGTCCTCTTGTGTGCCTTAATTTGCTCCCTTGGATTGAATTCCATCATCAGGTGTGCATTGAGGTGTTCAAGTTTTGTGTCCTCTGATCAATCAAATGACAATTCCTCAGCTAGATTAGCCAATACAGGGATCAAGAAAAAGGCCCTGAAGACATTTCCTACCATAAACTACACTACTGAGCTAAAATTACCTGCCTTGGACACTGAATGTGCAATATGCCTATCAGAGTTTGCTACAGGGGAGAGAGTCAGAGTTCTGCCAAAGTGCAACCATGGATTCCATGTTCGATGCATCGATAAATGGCTGAATTCACACTCATCTTGCCCAACCTGCCGGCACTGCCTGATCGAAACATGTCAAAAAATTGTGGGATGCAGTCAGCAGGCTAGCTCTTCAAGACCGGCACCATCACCAGCGCCACCAGCACCACCAGCACAAGAAACAATTGTAAGAATTGCCCCTTTAGAGCCCGAAGGTTTATTACATAATTACCAAACTTAA